A genomic region of Haliotis asinina isolate JCU_RB_2024 chromosome 1, JCU_Hal_asi_v2, whole genome shotgun sequence contains the following coding sequences:
- the LOC137277307 gene encoding uncharacterized protein has protein sequence MTGGMKLGDLLEKECVELCQLVSNCAAVGWSDRWKECTFHHLELSTEEEPSHTLYTTGGTGITTSTPTVSTSTITTIPTSTEATTTVSMDGTGTYVGAFFIRRDNNQLTSKSQRRASLECAMLCFSSNCTDFTLTTLKDDSVCRMSGSQAPGRSPKKHFEWIKL, from the exons ATGACGGGTGGGATGAAACTCGGGGACCTTCTGGAAAAAGAATGTGTCGAGCTGTGCCAACTTGTCTCCAACTGTGCTGCCGTGGGGTGGTCCGACAGATGGAAAGAGTGCACATTCCATCACCTGGAACTATCCACGGAGGAAGAACCATCACACACGTTGTACACGACTGGCGGAACTGGCATCA CTACCTCAACACCAACTGTATCCACCAGTACCATCACCACCATTCCAACGTCTACCGAGGCGACAACGACTGTATCTATGGATGGTACAG GTACATATGTAGGGGCCTTCTTTATCCGACGAGACAACAACCAGCTAACATCCAAGTCCCAGCGCCGAGCTTCTCTGGAGTGTGCAATGCTTTGTTTCAGTAGCAACTGCACTGACTTCACCTTAACCACCTTGAAAGATGACAGCGTCTGCAGAATGAGTGGATCTCAAGCCCCTGGGAGATCCCCGAAAAAACATTTCGAGTGGATAAAACTGTAG
- the LOC137255740 gene encoding SAGA-associated factor 29-like produces the protein MGRSKTSSGGGPGGSLSPGQETSGGNAGQAAEIRIKELLKELFGLIHEVQKERDRSEHNLTNISKTHERMQQEQRNKSFTPYYKNKLRGLYNTAMQDAEAEAELLRKALDKISEIKSIQNDKRHGDVDRPKQIMRRGVLMTMLQQNAVTLPLWVSKPGEKPPPLCGAVSADNNYVAKSGNKVAARVKGQDGEENWILAEVVSYNSSSNKYEVDDIDAEEGKERHSISRRRVVPLPIWKANPETDPDALFPKDTLVLALYPQTTCFYRALVDTPPKGPQDDYSVLFEDTSYHDGYSPPLMVAQRYVIACKEDKKK, from the exons ATGGGTCGGAGCAAGACCTCATCTGGCGGAGGCCCCGGTGGAAGTCTGAGCCCCGGTCAGGAGACATCAGGGGGGAATGCAGGCCAAGCTGCCGAAATAAGAATCAAGGAGCTGTTGAAGGAACTGTTTGGACTCATACATGAAGTGCAG AAAGAACGTGACCGTAGTGAGCACAATTTGACCAATATTTCTAAAACCCATGAGCGAATGCAGCAAGAACAGAGAAACAAGTCAT TTACTCCATACTACAAGAACAAGCTGCGCGGACTCTACAACACAGCGATGCAGGATGCAGAAGCAGAGGCGGA GTTACTGAGGAAGGCACTGGACAAGATCAGCGAGATTAAATCCATCCAGAATGACAAAAGACATG GAGATGTTGATCGACCGAAGCAGATCATGCGCCGTGGTGTTCTCATGACAATGCTGCAGCAGAATGCTGTCACTCTTCCGCTGTGGGTCAGCAAGCCAGGAGAAAA GCCTCCTCCGTTGTGTGGTGCTGTGTCAGCTGACAACAACTATGTTGCCAAGTCTGGCAACAAGGTGGCAGCCAGGGTCAAAGGTCAGGATGGAGAAGAAAACTGGATACTGGCCGAAGTCGTTTCATATAATTCTTCTTCCAATAAATATGAAGTGGACGACATTGATGCAGAAGAGGGAAAAGA GCGTCACTCTATTAGTAGGAGGAGAGTTGTCCCCCTTCCCATCTGGAAGGCAAACCCAGAGACAGATCCTGATGCTCTGTTCCCCAAGGACACA cTTGTCCTGGCCTTGTATCCACAGACAACCTGTTTCTATAGAGCTCTCGTAGACACACCACCTAAAGGG CCCCAGGATGACTACTCCGTGCTGTTTGAGGACACCTCCTACCATGACGGTTACTCACCTCCACTGATGGTGGCACAGAGATATGTGATAGCTTGTAAAGAAGACAAGAAGAAGTGA